In the Quercus lobata isolate SW786 chromosome 5, ValleyOak3.0 Primary Assembly, whole genome shotgun sequence genome, one interval contains:
- the LOC115988483 gene encoding cellulose synthase-like protein E6, with product MAKDDNLPLFETKSAKGRILFQIYSLLIFVGTCFIFAYRLSHIPAKGEPGRWAWMGLFFLELWFCFYWFVTTVVRWNPIYRNTFKDRLSHRYEKALPGIDIFVCTADPVIEPPVMVINTVLSVMAYDYPPEKLSVYLSDDGGSNLTFYAMLEASRFSKIWLPFCKKFKVEPRSSKVYFRIVVEPLRESVLPKEWSTVKMLYEDMKKRIENTTKLGQISEEISKEHKGFNEWILVASRHDHQTILQILIDGRDSEAVDIQGQPLPTLVYLAREKRTQYHHHFKAGAMNALIRVSSRINNSPIILNVDCDMYSNNSKSVRDALCFFMDEEKGNEVGFVQFPQAFENLTKNDLYSSSLNVARQMEMPGFDGNGGPCYIGTGCFHRRETLSGKKYNKNFKENWKRWSNRSVEESTRVLEETSKVLASCNYEENTQWGKEIGVKYDSAVEDVLTGLAIQCGGWRSIYFNPERKGFLGVAPTTLLQSLVQYRRWSYGDFQIFASRHCPFVLGYKKIPLKLQLSYCIYLLWAPTSLTTLYYVIAPSLCLLKGISLFPQISNPWVLAFVFVIFLHRAYSLGECIWFGGTFKGWWNDQRMWLYRRTTSYFFGLLDYILKQLGFTKSTFVITTKVADDDVSQRYEQDVMEFGTSSPMFTILATLALLNAFCFFGGLKRMIADLETMVWEQFALQILLCGLLVFINLPVYQGLFFRKDVASLPTSVSYQSTIFALLACAIALY from the exons CAAAAGGAGAACCAGGAAGATGGGCATGGATGGGATTGTTTTTCTTAGagctttggttttgtttttattggtttgtCACTACGGTTGTCCGATGGAACCCCATCTATCGTAACACTTTCAAAGATCGCCTCTCTCACAG ATATGAAAAGGCTTTGCCAGGCATAGACATATTTGTTTGCACAGCAGACCCTGTGATAGAACCACCAGTTATGGTGATAAATACAGTGCTATCAGTGATGGCTTATGACTATCCACCTGAGAAGCTAAGCGTTTATCTATCAGATGACGGTGGTTCAAATTTGACGTTCTATGCCATGCTGGAGGCCTCACGTTTCTCAAAGATTTGGCTACCATTTTGCAAGAAGTTCAAAGTGGAACCAAGATCGTCGAAGGTTTATTTCCGCATAGTTGTTGAGCCACTTAGGGAGTCTGTCTTGCCCAAGGAGTGGTCAACTGTCAAG ATGTTATATGAAGACATGAAGAAACGGATTGAAAACACCACAAAACTAGGTCAAATATCCGAAGAAATAAGCAAAGAACACAAGGGATTCAATGAGTGGATATTGGTTGCAAGCCGACATGATCATCAAACAATTCTTCAA ATACTTATTGATGGGAGAGATTCTGAGGCTGTGGACATTCAAGGACAACCTTTGCCTACTTTGGTATACTTGGCACGTGAAAAGAGAACCCAATACCACCACCATTTTAAGGCAGGAGCCATGAATGCATTG ATAAGGGTGTCATCGAGGATAAACAATAGTCCAATAATTCTTAACGTGGATTGCGATATGTATTCAAACAATTCAAAGTCAGTGAGAGATGCTTTATGCTTTTTTATGGATGAAGAAAAGGGAAATGAAGTTGGTTTCGTACAGTTTCCACAAGCATTTGAGAACCTAACAAAAAATGATCTTTACAGTAGCTCCTTGAATGTAGCAAGGCAG ATGGAGATGCCAGGATTTGATGGGAATGGCGGGCCTTGCTATATTGGTACTGGGTGCTTCCACAGAAGGGAGACTCTTTCTGGGAAAAAGTACAACAagaattttaaggaaaattggAAGAGATGGAGCAATAGAAGTGTAGAGGAGAGTACAAGGGTACTAGAAGAGACAAGCAAAGTCCTTGCAAGTTGTAACTATGAAGAGAACACTCAGTGGGGAAAAGAG ATAGGTGTGAAGTATGACAGTGCAGTGGAAGATGTATTAACAGGATTAGCCATACAATGTGGAGGTTGGAGATCCATATATTTCAATCCAGAAAGGAAAGGCTTTCTTGGAGTTGCTCCCACAACACTACTACAGTCACTTGTGCAATACAGGAGATGGTCTTACGGTGATTTTCAAATATTTGCCTCTAGGCATTGTCCCTTTGTGCTTGGATATAAAAAGATTCCCTTAAAACTTCAACTTTCGTATTGTATCTATCTTCTATGGGCTCCAACCAGCTTGACTACATTGTACTATGTTATTGCGCCATCTCTATGCTTGCTTAAAGGCATATCCTTGTTTCCACAG ATTTCAAATCCATGGGTTCTCGCATTTGTATTTGTCATCTTTCTCCACCGTGCATACAGCCTTGGAGAATGTATTTGGTTTGGGGGCACATTCAAGGGTTGGTGGAATGATCAAAGGATGTGGCTATATAGAAGAACAACTTCCTACTTCTTTGGCTTGTTGGACTATATCCTAAAACAACTGGGGTTTACAAAGTCGACCTTTGTTATCACAACAAAGGTGGCTGATGATGATGTGTCACAGAGATATGAGCAAGATGTCATGGAGTTCGGTACTTCGTCTCCAATGTTTACCATTTTAGCAACACTTGCATTGCTAAATGCCTTTTGTTTCTTCGGAGGACTGAAGAGGATGATTGCCGATTTGGAAACTATGGTTTGGGAGCAATTTGCATTACAGATACTTCTATGTGGTCTGTTAGTTTTTATCAACCTTCCTGTTTACCAAGGACTTTTCTTCAGGAAAGACGTTGCTAGCCTGCCCACCTCAGTTTCATACCAATCAACTATCTTTGCTCTATTGGCTTGTGCAATAGCCCTATATTAA